Proteins encoded in a region of the Natator depressus isolate rNatDep1 chromosome 25, rNatDep2.hap1, whole genome shotgun sequence genome:
- the MATK gene encoding megakaryocyte-associated tyrosine-protein kinase, whose translation MSTKRWLPGTQCIAKHDHTKPKARELAFRKGDILTIVEVCEQKGWYQAKHNDTGEEGLLSASSVREREAIRVDPKLSLMPWFHGKISGVEAVQALQPPEDGLFLVRESIRHPGDYVLCVSFGKEVIHYRVIYQENCLSIDASVCFYNLIDMIEHYMKDQGAICTKLVKPKPKPGMKSAEEELAKAGWLLKLQHLKLGDKIGEGEFGAVLQAEYLGQKVAVKNIRCDVTAQAFLAETAAMTKVRHKNLVLLLGVILHNGLYIVMEFMSKGNLVNFLRTRGRSVLQPKQLIQFSLDVAQGMDYLESKKLVHRDLAARNILISEENVAKVSDFGLAKVDPKGTDTTKLPVKWTAPEALKHNKFSAKSDVWSYGILLWEVFSYGRAPYSKMTLKEVTEMVEKGYRMEAPEECPPSLYTLMKTCWETEPAKRPSFKKLTEKLQKELKHIGDS comes from the exons ATGTCAACA AAACGCTGGTTGCCGGGGACGCAGTGCATCGCCAAGCACGACCACACCAAGCCCAAAGCCCGCGAGCTCGCCTTCCGCAAGGGCGACATCCTCACCATCGTCGAGGTCTGTGAG CAGAAAGGCTGGTACCAAGCGAAACACAACGACACCGGCGAGGAGGGGCTGCTCTCGGCCAGCTCGGTGCGGGAGCGCGAAGCCATCCGCGTTGACCCCAAGCTCAGCCTGATGCC CTGGTTCCACGGGAAGATCTCTGGTGTGGAGGCCGTGCAGGCACTCCAGCCCCCTGAGGACGGGCTCTTCCTGGTGCGGGAGTCCATCCGGCACCCCGGGGACTATGTGCTGTGCGTCAGCTTCGGCAAGGAGGTCATCCACTACCGCGTCATCTACCAGGAGAACTGTCTGAGCATCGACGCCTCTGTCTGCTTCTACAACCTCATTGACATGATTGAG CACTATATGAAAGACCAGGGAGCCATCTGTACCAAGCTGGTAAAACCGAAACCAAAGCCCGGGATGAAGTCTGCTGAGGAGGAGCTGGCCAAGG CCGGCTGGTTACTGAAACTGCAGCACCTCAAACTGGGAGACAAGATTGGGGAAGGAGAATTTGGAG ccgtcCTGCAGGCAGAGTACCTGGGGCAGAAAGTGGCCGTGAAGAACATCAGGTGCGACGTCACCGCCCAGGCCTTTCTCGCTGAGACTGCTGCCATGAC GAAGGTCCGTCACAAAaacctggtgctgctgctgggcgTGATCCTGCACAACGGCCTCTACATCGTCATGGAGTTCATGAGCAAG GGGAACCTGGTCAACTTCCTGAGGACACGGGGCAGATCAGTCCTCCAGCCCAAGCAGCTCATCCAGTTTTCCCT GGACGTCGCCCAGGGGATGGACTACCTAGAGTCCAAGAAGTTGGTGCACAGGGACCTTGCCGCCCGCAACATCCTGATCTCAGAGGAGAACGTGGCCAAAGTGAGTGACTTCGGCTTGGCCAAGGTGGACCCGAAAGGCACAGACACCACCAAGCTGCCTGTCAAGTGGACGGCTCCGGAGGCCCTGAAACACAAT AAATTCTCGGCCAAGTCGGACGTCTGGAGCTATGGGATCCTCCTGTGGGAAGTGTTCTCCTACGGCCGGGCGCCCTACTCCAAGATG aCTCTGAAGGAAGTGACGGAGATGGTGGAGAAGGGGTACCGGATGGAGGCCCCTGAGGAATGCCCACCCTCCCTCTACACTCTGATGAAGACCTGCTGGGAGACAGAGCCGGCGAAGCGGCCTTCCTTCAAGAAGCTCACCGAGAAGCTGCAGAAGGAGCTGAAGCACATAGGGGACAGTtag